The sequence caccgggctgcaTACGATACCAAAACCCCTAAAAAAGTGGAAATTATTTCTCTATGCTACTTTCGACTATTATTTCGTATTTTTGTTACATTGTTTTACCTGCTAAAGAACCGCAAACATAAAGTATTATGTGAGATATTCTAAATTTATTTCGCAGACTTTTAAAGACTGGCCTTGCATTTTATTAACTTGCCTTCGTGGTTTTGTTGACTACCCTTGCATCCTGTTCCAAGTCGATGCAGAATTATGTTGCGAAATTCTTTTGGATAAATAACAACATTGTCATTATAGATAACTGCATCGATAAGCTTGTATGTGTACATCTGATGAAGTCTTACATCTGTAATGGTGAAATTGACTTCCATCGTTTTAATTGCTTATATTACTCGTGCGCTCTGTCAAATATCATTTTGGTATTATTGAGCAACGTCACTATTTTGAATTTGTGATTCTACAATTTGAGTAatacaaaaaattataatgaattattttgagaccagttaagCATAGATTACTGATAAGTTAATCTAACAGCAGTTTTTTTACAATTGGTTCTATTGAGCTTCGGCCATTCCAGAATTCTTAGCGGTGGTACAAGCAGGATTTTCGATTATCTGCATATTCAAAAGCAGTTTTAATGCAAAATGTGCTATTTCACTCCCATCCAATAGTGTAGCTTTTGATTCCTTTAAAAATTAGGCTTTACTTGGCCGGTCTAACATAGTATCTGATCATCAACATGTTAAATTCCCATATAGATAACTTCAACCGTCTATTCCTATTCATTGCATCACAAAGAATATATTGCATCATTTTCTTCATTACTAACGTTACATCAATGTTGTTGCGTTTCGGAATCTAGGATTGTTGTGTAATTCAACTTGTCAACATTTATTCGTGTTAATTGCGAATTACTCTAGTCTTGATTGTTTGAATGCTTCTTCCAAATATTAAtccttataatataatatgttaATACTCACTTAACATATTTTTACAAGCACAATCGTTGATAAATTATCGCAATACAAACAACTACTTGATAATTGCCCAATTACTTGCGATAGTTATCTGCCAATCATGCGTGTGCGATTGTAGTTATACAAGGCATCAAGCGGCACCCTGACGCAATGCTTGCATACAAATGCCTTCAAGTTATCTATTAGAATAAGTACTTTGCATAGCTTATCCTCCTTGTAGTACTCTAATTCGTTCTAATCAAGTGCCGACAACTTAATCACAGCgtggaaaaagtttttttttatgaaagggAGAGTTAGCGTGGGATTTCCTTTCAATCGATGATGCACTAAAATATACATATTTGCTGGATGTTACGAGAACCGAGATAATTATTACAAATGGTCCTATCGGAAAATGTGTACAACcttttgttcactttctctttcgattctgACGGCCTAAatatcttcattattttttcggattcgatagaaaaaaaatcggttttattcatCACATTCAGTGAGAAATGCCAATAATACCGTAATGATCGAAAGAGAAGTTTCAACCGAGATGCAAAATTAGGACCACTTGATATTGATATCGCTTGACTGAACGTTTTGCGCTCATTCATAATTCTTTCACAACCTATAAAATGATCTCTTGAGAAGTTAAAGGAATTAGTTATTGTTATCGGGTTATAGGCTGCAGATTGCAGTGATGCGTAAGATTCGGTACAATTTACTCGAACGCGGCGCGTCGGTGAGAGACGTAATCGATTCGGTTGTGGCACGTGGTCCACATGATGTTCCGGTACACATTCTTAATTTGGATGACGTCGTGGAAAAGCATCGAAACTGGCACCATCAACTGTCACGCGTGGAACCTTTCTATGCGGTAAAGTGTAATGACGACCCAGCGATACTGCGTACACTCATCTCCCTTGGAGTAGGATTCGATTGTGCATCTAAGCAGGagattgaaaaaattcttaagCTAGGAGCAAGTCCCACAAAAATCATTTTTGCTCACACTGCTAAGTCAATGGACTCTATAGACTATGCAAAGTCTTGCAGCATTGATCTTATGACGTTCGATGGAGAATTTGAGCTGGATAAGATCAAACAATTACATGCCGATGCATTATTAGTACTTCGTATCCGCTATGATTCTTGCAATGCACAGATCTCACTAGGAAAGAAATTTGGTTGTGATCCAGATCAAGAAGCTCCCCAGTTGCTAAAGTATGCCAAAACTCTAGGATTGGAAGTTGTTGGAGTAAGTTTCCACGTAGGTTCTGGTAGTGAAGATCATGAATGTTTCCAAGGTGCTATAAAATGTGCACGTAGATTATTTGACTTTGCACACACGATTGGTTATCACTTCCATCTGCTTGATATCGGTGGAGGCTTTCCTGGTGATCACAATAAACCAATTGATTCTTATGCGAAGACAATCAATTTAGCTCTTCAACGTTTCTTTCCTTTAAAATTGAATGTTCGTATTATTGCCGAGCCAGGTCGGTACTATGTTGCATCTGCTGTCACATTGATTACAAATGTGCAATCGAAACGAATTGTGCGCAACTCTCAGGGCGATATCACGGACATCATGTACTATCTCAACGATGGCCTTTTTGGATCGTTCGATTGGCTGAATCCTCGTCAGCATCCCCCAGAAATCATACCCGGCAATCATCAAATTGTTCGATCACAAACTGGACGGTTTTCCTCCACGCTTTGGGGCCCAACATGTGACTCAACGGATCTGATCTGCTCCGGCATGATGCTAGAAGAACTGCGAATAGGAGACTTCCTCGTGTTCGACAACATGGGAGCTTATGGTATAACGTTGGCGACTAATTTTAATGGTTTCGCCAAACCTAAAGTGTTAACTTACATTAGCCGGGCGGCATGGGAAAAGCTCAAATTGGATAAACATGGGAAATCATTAAAAAGAAGTGCTCCCGTAGTTGCCTCAAACAACTGGAACAGTGCTGACTAAAATCTGCAtacataattattattattaatgtcgTTATACCCGGCATTAACCTGAATCAATTAATAAAATTAAGTATATTTCTTTGACTGATCGCATTGCTAAAAATTGTTGAACAATGTGATATGTTATTGAAAAGATTAGTTAAAAATGTTCTGTTTCAATACACGTGtacgaattataactaataaatCATTGATATTATTTAAACTGTATATTAAGCATTGGTACATATCTATCCAATCATTCATGCACACTTGTGCCAACGTATTTTTTAAATtctcgaaacagttgttaaagtctTAAAGTCTAAAGTTGAAGTTGTCccaaatttataaacaaatcgtttgcctatctttatttgactgagaaagccgtaTTTTTTCCGATAAAACTCCAAATCAGTCGATATGTACAAAGTTGTTAAAGTCAAATTCCGGAATAGCCTTCAATGCGCGTAGCGTTTCACGTTTGAtgtatttatttgactcaaaacGATTTGCCCGGAGCGGTCGATTTAGTTTGCCGAATATCCAGAAGTCCCACGGAGCTAAATtaggcgaatacggtggttgtggaacgatattggttgatTTTTTGGTGAAAAATCACGAAGTCTCAATGCAGTATGTGACTGTGCATTATTGTGGTGCAAAAACCAATAGTTGTTGGcctacccggtgaacgaccaaattggttaaagccggggtaaaaaaaatagttgttggccaaaatgatatttcaaaatggtttttacTAATCCTTCCGATATTCCAACGATCCCAGTAAGGTCTCTGACTATTAATCGTCGATTCTCGAGCCCAATTCCTTGATTTTATTGACGTGTTCATcatcagttgatgttgatggccgtcctggacgtgattcgtcgtcaacgcgttctcaaccctctttgaacaacttttaTCAATCAAAAACATTTGCTCGCGACATTTAAATATCACCGAAGGCCTTTTGCAATATTCTGGACGTTTTGGCACCAGAAATTTGATCTctcacacaaaatttaatggaaattccttgttgaataatttcactcattgtaaaaattggcgattgcatttttaatacttcagaaagacagacgtatGAATATTTCAACATGACACTTGACACAGATATCACtaatagtcataccaacctagaaaatatttgtagacgaataaggtttccgcgcgaaatataattcaaaagtctaACTACTTTTTGGCCACAGTAATACATTCTGTATTTCTAATTATATTTCAATTCGGTCATTCATCCGTAATAActagtaaaaaaagtttaaaattgaAGATTTCTGAGACCATTGAGACTTAATCATTATCATGAgtagtttttatttcatttacaAATCTTAAAATTACGTACAATAGTGTCATGTTAGACACGCGATTTTTAGATCAATTTATCGTACttttatttacaatatttttcttatCTCGTAGCAGGAATTTCTGGTCTGGCGGACGGTCTTTTCATTCTTCTGCAAATAGGATTAAACACCACAAATGATTAAGATCCTGAAACATAAGAAAGATTAGATTCTCCAGCCAACAGTATTGAATTCTGTTTATTTTTACAGATTATCAGTCTGTGGCCCGgcctatttattttatttatctttCCTGCTATCGGATAGGCTGATTCAATTTGTCCCTACGTaacactcgtgaaaaaatcagttcaagaaattttctaaaaaaactcaGAGACTAGAAAAATCACTTCctagattttcattcatgaagcagcatccattattattattattattattattattattattattattattattattattattattattattattattattattattattattattattattattattattattattattattattattattattattattattattattattattgtgctGTTAGGAGTGTAAAGAACGCATTTCGTCAACGTTGGAACGAACAATGGTTCGCATCACGTGATGAGAAACTTCGAGAAGTGAAATTCGACACAAACAAGTGGTTAGAAAACAGCAACGTGATAGACCAGCGCGTGCTGACCAGACTGAGGATTGGTCACACCCGCCTTACCCACACTTTTTTACTAAAAAAGGAAAGCCCACCAGAATGTGAATGTTGTGGAACGATCATCGACGTCCGTCACATACTACTGCAGTGCCGGAAATACGATGATGCAAGAGCCAAATACGGTATCGATTCGACAAGTCTCCGAGCGACACAGAGACTAGAAAAATCACTTCctagattttcattcatgaagcagcatccattattattattattattattattattattattattattattattattattattattattattattattattattattattactattattattattattattattattatttttattattattattattattattattattattattattattattattattattattattattattattactattattgacatcattacacaactggaacgatattactgcactaccggctgtgaaaattgcatatttttccaaataaatttgaattcaatgacattcgtttattctttcggtcgcacttatcatagaatagctaaaatttttatcaaccgctgcaccgtcttttaccaatatcacacaccagtagcagacatccgtaaccgtttcgatttcttcatagcgtgtacgaaatagaacaaagcacgcatcgttcgttttatgTTTTCGGTGTTGAacatattgtcaatctataatgcgatttgaaaactttgacactcatcaccctgtaactgcggaaccggaagtcggatccgaatcaaattccacagtagctttaaagataatatgagctttaattctaatcaagatttgtgaaaatcgattcaagcatcactgagaaatcgaagtgaattctatttttggagtttttcttcaccactttcagtgaatgcatttctttcaatattttggtgcatattcaaaattcagtagcatgggaccatgagacctttcatttgaatcttagtttgtgcaaatcggttcagtcatctccgagaaaagtgagtgcatatttttgttacatacatacacacacggacacatacaaacacagacatttactcaattcgtcgagctgagtcgaatggtatatgacatttaaaaaagtcggttttcacagtgattgcataacctttctatatgaaataggcaaaaatttttttcacgacTGAGAAATAATAATTGAGATAGTTACGGCGCACATTGGGTGATCAAAATGATATATAATAGTTTTTTTATGCTATCAAATCGTTGCTCGGCTAATAAGTGAATTAATAGCAGTTTGAATTTGTtagtcattttcagtgagcgtaGGGTAGCTCTATTATAAAAAGTGCACTATCTTCGATGTTTTGCTGATTAGTGAACACTttgaatttgaacaatttggacATTTTTGGTAAGCACAATGAAAAACAATGTAACATTGGATTGTGACACCTGATGTACACATTTAAAGTGTTGTGGAATACATAGTGAATCTGTATAGTCACTTGATATATAGCAGAATTCCatgataataaaaatattattctcgTGAAGTTATTATAGTAAATGTCCAAGGTAGtttggtaataataataatattaacattttATTGATTAAATCTTATCATATTGAGCTATCCTACGATTATTGTAAATGTCTATAGTTACCAAATTCAATGTGCTATTGATCGACTAATCAACAGAGCATCACTTTGGTCAtagtaaaaaaatgttacatattttttaaattgaactacTCTACGCTTACACAAAATGTCCAAATTAGTCAAATTTAAAGCATTATACATTCACCAATTAACAAAACCTCACTTtggcaacaacaaaaatatattAATATTTTATATCTTATTGAACCCTTCGCTCACCGATATTGTTTGAAATTATCAAATTCAAACATCTTTAGATTCACTTATCAACAGAGCACCACTCTGGTTCTATTTTTCCATATTGAGTCACCATACGTTCACCGAGAATGTCTAAAATTATCAAATCTTAAGTTTTGTTGAATCACTTATCCACAGAGTGTCGCATCGGTAATCGTCACAAATGTTACATTATGCCTTTGTCTACAGAAAGGTATTAGAGTTGCTGAAAACCccaacttttgatcggagctctgcaaaaccaaagttttatataccgtttcgaaatcgaaaaatgtgtgtgtgtgggtgggtGGTTGGGTGGGTAggtgggtctgtatgtgtgaATGTGCACCTATTGAAACACATTTCtccccactcaattttctcgtaaatggctgaaccTATTTGAACAAGCTTAGACTCATTTGGAGGCTACctttgggttgtgaatcaagctGTAACATTCTGGTTGTGAATCATGCTGTTTCCGGGGATATaacggtataaatgacgtatccGACAAAACGAACTATTAAATAGTTCGATTCGTTCTCTCCGCTCCTTTTTTTGGAAatgactgaaccaatttcaacacgcttaggctcgtttgaaagctattcgaGGTTCGAGGTTATTTTATAAAATATAGTGTTTAGAGTCGTTGTGatcaccactgaacttggtgtgctgcctgtacctgaccccaggtacagtgctattgctcttggtggcgatcaaatgtgatacttgcagtgtagcaccacgCGATACGTATCGTCTCTTTCGAtactacgcagcgtacaaattctggtacctggtagatcagcactgggttgccttagcacctctgtgtctttgcacctcttcgtcttcgcacctttatgcgatggcacctctgtgactcgtcacttctatgcgctcgcacctctgtgtctctacacctctgtgcgtatgaacgggatggccttcgttgctagctttccaatcgggaaacgccccgaatattggctttgcgattagcactagcagttttaactacctgaaCTCAgaatagcagccgttaactcatgaGCCAGtctaatcgaaacacaacctcttcgcttgaatggttttaacTGAATGTTGTTTTACACTTTTATATGAGAGAGAAAAACAAACTCACCTTAGCAACCGTGTTGTGCGGGGTTCGAGGTTCTTCCAGTGATAGCGTAGGATGCACGGTGGAGCATCAACTGTCTATATAtatacacagactaacagacatgacagtatgagtaaattcttataaaaataatttttcgttatgcactagttccacctatattgtactgcgcgaactatttactatctgtacaccccttgtgttatgtacaagttttttttactagttggtttcccctcgtttgtcaacaccgatcagctgcttgcagggatgcctgatttcatcaaaatatttgaaaatgaatcgtcacaataaattattggatcacgttgataatatatttaactttttcgcgatgttggaaggtaaccatttatttgactcaacgttgttcatctagactatttttattgtgttggtagttttcacccgaaattaagtggcggcagaccagaagcaagtaaatattgtaacaaaacgggttcgattttgtattgcgttggaggatgagaagtaggcacaattatgtatatagttttggcaatatgtattaaatctgtatcctgcatgaaattcgcatggacgtatacaaatcaatacattacaggtaattctgtatgaatggcaactctgttggtatatgaaaaaaataaacaaagtctagatgacagacaggatgtttttgatagggtaacgtggcgccatcatgacacatgtgagtactgtcccaaataaaggaatattcgaaatgaccgttaaaataattgaagaatctaatttgagtgtcctgtctgttagtctgtgatatatatatatatatatatatatatatatatatatatatatatatatatatatatatatatatatatatatatatatatatatatatatatatatatatatatatatatatatatatatatatatatatatatatatatatatatatatatatatatatataaccaaACGTATTGATCGAAGTCTAAATTTGAACTGATTTATTGCGTGAAATGTTCGATACATCGAAGAGCCTTTGTCCCTAAAACTGCTAGTCTTGCACGGTAACGACGATGGGTTTCCTCTGTCGACCGGTTTCTCCATGTCGCCGTCGCTGGTCGGTGATAATGCTGACTACGTAGTCTTGGTGCGTGCGAGTGGTGTTTCTTCGATGTCACCTATGGTCGGTGAGCTTAAGTTAGTTGAAATCGATTAATCCATTTCCAAATTGAGCGGAGATATAAAGtacatgttttgtcggttacgtcacttacaccAATATATCATCTTTCCTTCATATTcaagctgtgtcgtccattttgttttatttgttacTTGTTTCCGCCGAAACGATTTACTCAGTGGCCACAGGTTGGGAAGAAAGTCCACCCAATAAAATAGTGAAGTGGAATTTCTCCGGTGACCAAGAAGAtaaacgaccctgaactggtggtcCGGTGCTGAAAAGCAGCCACCAGTAGTGATATACAAAACCATACGTAACAAGATGCGGTACATATTCCTCCAAGCGCTCAacttggacaacgacagcttaattaaatggtcgaagccctgctccacgattgattctgggaggtttcaattcgcacggaactaTGTGGggctccgtttacaatgataacagatcatccttaatatttTCGACAAattcaacatgacagtattgaatatgggtagcatgacacggattcgaACACCTCCtgtacgtccaagtgcattagatttatctctttgctcgacttcaactcgattagattgcacctggaaagtatttcctgatttagacggcagcgatcatttaccaatcgtcatctcaattagcagtaataaatgaattgataattcagtaattattccatatgatttgacaaataatattgactggattaaataccgaaatactagagatactagtATTTTAAATTCGGGAGTTTaccccaaataatggttcctttgatagccccttttcaatgatggaactttctatagcactcttgtcttgtaacaataacgctcctgggttggacagaattaaattcaacttggtgaagaatctgcccgatctcgcaaaaagacgtttgttggaattgttcaacaagtttcttaagcaaaatattgttctacctgactggaggcaagtccAAATTGCCTTTGCtcgaaaacaacaaatggcatctgtaatTTTAAACATTAAAGCAgcaattgattcaatttccattgatgttctttcaaacaagctccaccaacatggacttccagcggttataaataattatttgcacaaccttttgtcggaGAAGCGCATGTTGTTTTcaaatggcgatttggcaacattttgggctgttcatctgggtatcgaattctctacggagaaaacagaaCTGGTCGTCTTTTCGAGAAAGCATGATCACGCGCGCatgttcagcttcatatgataggAAGAATTATggcacaggttttgactttcaaatacctcggggtgtggtttgattccaaatgcacgtggggaggacacattaggtatctgataacagaatgccaacagttcgctttcacatctcatccaagtcagtcgataaaacaaaaccgcttctagagtgacaacgagatccaacacaaagaaaaaaaaaatttcatcagctcaatcggccacgtaaagcttgtacgcaaataggtctgaataaaaagttcaggcatattgattctgagaaaatgttttacacggacggatcacgaattgaagaggctactgggttttgtatattcaacaataatgtttcggcctcatttaagcTTCAATAACCTGcctctgtttatatagcagagttagcagcagttcattatagcttgagagtaatcgtcccgggttggcggttcaatgcatagggcactggtcttacaaaccagttgtcgtatgttcgagcctcgacctggaaggattcgtagtgtcagtaggatcgtagcacctgcaatggttctgtacactctgaatcggctgcgaagtctgttgaaacagaaggtcaaattccactacaggaatgtaataccaaggctttgctttgtaatcgtcacattatctccaaaccattattttctcttcacagatagtctgagtgcaattaaaaccaatcgctcaaactttactggcaaaaatgaaccgtttctcttgggcaaaataaaacaatacctaaacgacattttgaataataattatcaagtcactatagtctgggttccGGCTATAGTGacttgctccattccaggcaatgagagAGCCGATACttaagccaaacgtggtgctattgagggtgaaattttcgagagaccgattgcttccaACGCGTCTCGCCAAAAACACTTGGTAAGCTGGCAAgcaggatagagatgatctgggtcggtagatgcactcaattattcctaaaatatcgacaaaggcatggttcaggggactggatgttagtagggatttcattcgtgtgctaatcattgtgcttgtggcgaaggttatcgcgatattgatcatgtcgtttggacatgcgttgaGTATCGTGatatcagatctcaactaataaattccttgcgtactcacgGTAGACTAtcgaatgtcccagttcgcgacattcttgcttgtcgtgaccttccttacatgaaacttctttatcatttcattaagtccattggagtccaatttaaattttattttatgttagactgatAACATGTTCTCTCAACTTCAAACGAGGTTTGACAcgacatcgttgctttgaccaatcgcgtcagttttccggaaaaccgtattcgtgcatgatctgccatagctgttctcgatcaattgtgtcgtatgccgctttgaagtcaatgaataggtgatgcgtgggtacattgtattcacgacatttctggagtacttgtcttatctcgAATATgtaatccgtagtggcgcgggcttcagtaaatcccgcttggcacggtcctacgaattccttagctattggtgatagacgacgcaaAGAATTTGGGAGAATACCttataggcggcgttcagcaatgtgattgcgcggtaattgcataaatctagcttatcccctttttgtagacgggacttaccactccttccatccattcctgcggtagaatctcctcctcccaaatcttagaaatcatccagccaGCGCTCTAGCTAGTGCCTCtagtccatgtttgagcagctcgcctgacaactggtcattgcccgcagctttgttgttcctcagtttgccgatctcctcagaTCATGTGCTGGGAATctatcgtcggctgagcgtgcacccagattgattcctgtgtcgttctctgtatcctgtgcttcgccattcagatgctcgtcatagtactgcttccacctgtcgatcacctcacgttcgttcgtgagaaggttatcaCTGGAATCTCTGCAAATTTCGGCATGTAACGTGTAGCCTCTATGtgtgcggttcaccttctcatagaacttccgagTGTCATtttttccatcgcttcgcgatcttggtcttcctggtggcgctttttcctccggaaaaccgtgttctgtctgttccgcgcctgtctgtatcgttcctcgttcgctctcgtgcAGTGTTGCAGCattctcgcccttgctgcattcttctcttcgaccaactgctgacatgcGCCGTCAAAcaagtcatttcctcgattcgataacctcgtacttaGTACCAGGGCCGCAGAGAGAATAAAACGGGCCGGGGGGATTTAAACACGGGCCTCCTTCGTTTAGTCTTTATCTTCGGGGATTGAACGAGCAAAAACAAACGGTATGATCTGATTATGTGCATTTAGAAACATTTTCTAATCTTCGACTTTCCGGGCCCCCTGAAAAAGTCCGGGCCCGAAGGGATCCCCCCCCCTTTCCCCCCTCCCTCTCGGCGGCCCTGTTtagtacggttgcagcagtgctacacATAGCGGaacttatattcctccagccgtcatCAAGAGTCGccacgccaagctgctcttccgttggtaacactagctccagttgttgcacgtattcctctgcagtacgaacgctacgtaacTGCTCGAGATATAGTTCCATCgctcctgtgcgacgagtgttgtgcaccgtagatagttttgagcgcatacaaaccgcgacaaggtagtggtcagaatcaatgttggcactgcggtaagtgcggacattgatgaagtCGGAGAAgaattgattttccgtatgttgatttgattttccgtatgttgatcaggtgatctccaggtggctttgtggatatctttgcggggaagaaggtgcttcgaactaccattcctcgggaggctgcaaagtttacgcatcgttgaccgttgtcgtttgttaccgcgtgcagtcTCTCCAACCCGATCACGgtcctgtacattgcctcccggcctacctgagcattcatgtcgccgctgacgagttttacatcccg comes from Malaya genurostris strain Urasoe2022 chromosome 3, Malgen_1.1, whole genome shotgun sequence and encodes:
- the LOC131436178 gene encoding ornithine decarboxylase 1-like, with the protein product MRKIRYNLLERGASVRDVIDSVVARGPHDVPVHILNLDDVVEKHRNWHHQLSRVEPFYAVKCNDDPAILRTLISLGVGFDCASKQEIEKILKLGASPTKIIFAHTAKSMDSIDYAKSCSIDLMTFDGEFELDKIKQLHADALLVLRIRYDSCNAQISLGKKFGCDPDQEAPQLLKYAKTLGLEVVGVSFHVGSGSEDHECFQGAIKCARRLFDFAHTIGYHFHLLDIGGGFPGDHNKPIDSYAKTINLALQRFFPLKLNVRIIAEPGRYYVASAVTLITNVQSKRIVRNSQGDITDIMYYLNDGLFGSFDWLNPRQHPPEIIPGNHQIVRSQTGRFSSTLWGPTCDSTDLICSGMMLEELRIGDFLVFDNMGAYGITLATNFNGFAKPKVLTYISRAAWEKLKLDKHGKSLKRSAPVVASNNWNSAD